Proteins encoded in a region of the Malaciobacter mytili LMG 24559 genome:
- a CDS encoding OmpA family protein — translation MKKIGIYSFLVAAVLFTGCSQKNVEMDGSSVGQGSQTSNSESTLDNINNGNIQEDVANDSLAQKAENGYYYMINGEKVFIENIYFGFDKYTLNTEMIEKTKSNAQKLAGIKATTKVKIEGNCDEWGTDEYNYALGLKRAKATKDALVAEGLNADAISLVSFGESNPVCTDKNSNCWQKNRRAEHKLLP, via the coding sequence ATGAAAAAGATTGGTATTTACTCTTTTTTAGTTGCGGCTGTGTTATTTACTGGTTGTAGTCAAAAAAATGTTGAGATGGATGGAAGCTCTGTTGGACAAGGAAGTCAAACTAGTAATTCTGAATCAACATTAGATAATATTAATAATGGTAATATCCAAGAAGATGTAGCTAATGACTCTTTAGCTCAAAAAGCTGAAAATGGATATTATTATATGATAAATGGTGAAAAAGTATTTATTGAAAATATCTATTTTGGATTTGATAAATATACTTTAAATACTGAAATGATAGAAAAAACAAAATCAAATGCTCAAAAATTAGCAGGAATTAAAGCAACAACAAAAGTTAAAATTGAAGGTAACTGCGATGAGTGGGGAACTGATGAATATAACTATGCTTTAGGTTTAAAAAGAGCAAAAGCTACAAAAGATGCTTTAGTAGCTGAAGGTTTAAATGCTGATGCAATTTCTTTAGTAAGTTTTGGAGAAAGTAATCCTGTTTGTACAGATAAAAACTCTAATTGTTGGCAAAAAAACAGAAGAGCTGAACATAAGCTTTTACCATAA
- the fabD gene encoding ACP S-malonyltransferase, protein MKKIAFIFPGQGSQTIGMGKDFFENSKIAKEMISKATQRLGIDFEELLFEENDNLGKTEFTQPAILLVSSIANAIFKDKYKIKPQFVLGHSLGEFSALVSAGAIDYLDALELVHKRGLFMTEACAGAGAGMMALVGLEDSIVEKICEEQRKSGKKVWAANYNMDGQLVLAGLKADLESLVDTFKEAGAKRAIVLDMSVASHCELLRSAVENLKPYLEEYLKEEFVIDVISNVTAKPYNTKEEAIELLSEQLVNPVKYKHSISAFEDKVDVFIEFGNGIVLKGLNRKITKVPTLNVSDMDSLAKTIEALNE, encoded by the coding sequence ATGAAAAAAATTGCTTTTATTTTTCCAGGACAAGGAAGTCAAACAATTGGAATGGGAAAAGATTTTTTTGAAAATAGTAAAATAGCAAAAGAGATGATTTCAAAAGCAACTCAAAGATTAGGAATTGATTTTGAAGAACTTCTATTTGAAGAGAATGATAATTTAGGAAAAACTGAATTTACTCAACCGGCTATTTTATTAGTTTCATCAATAGCTAATGCAATCTTTAAAGATAAATATAAAATAAAACCACAATTTGTTTTAGGACATTCTTTAGGAGAATTCTCAGCATTAGTTAGTGCAGGCGCAATTGATTATTTAGATGCTTTAGAGTTGGTTCACAAAAGAGGATTATTTATGACTGAAGCTTGTGCAGGTGCAGGTGCTGGTATGATGGCATTAGTTGGACTTGAAGATTCAATTGTAGAAAAAATTTGTGAAGAACAAAGAAAAAGTGGTAAAAAAGTTTGGGCAGCAAACTATAATATGGATGGACAATTAGTATTAGCTGGATTAAAAGCTGATTTAGAAAGTTTAGTTGATACTTTTAAAGAAGCTGGTGCAAAAAGAGCAATAGTTCTTGATATGTCAGTTGCAAGTCACTGTGAGCTTTTAAGAAGTGCAGTAGAAAATTTAAAACCATATTTAGAAGAATATTTAAAAGAAGAGTTTGTAATAGATGTTATTTCAAATGTTACTGCAAAACCATATAATACAAAAGAAGAAGCTATTGAGTTATTATCTGAGCAACTTGTAAATCCTGTAAAATATAAACATTCAATTTCTGCTTTTGAAGATAAAGTTGATGTTTTTATTGAATTTGGAAATGGTATAGTATTAAAAGGTTTAAATAGAAAAATTACTAAAGTTCCAACACTAAATGTTAGTGATATGGACAGTTTAGCAAAAACAATAGAGGCTTTAAATGAATAA
- a CDS encoding tetratricopeptide repeat protein produces the protein MNKILTFFIFTTSLAFANEVSVFGAGNLDSTQPYGLNSTEKYILKNKQELGKIDTKFKGVKTTLESLSERLDGFESIYEGDSQKLNSTVLQVNELVKKFEASENIDKQHSTDIENLKNVTNQLLTMQEEISAENRKNLDALKKAIDKLATQLNDISSNYVSVNEMKKNMKQFVTLEEFEAFKKSLGQKTNTKTKSEVKSNKLSSADKKNMLDEAKRLFKKDYFTKAIPMFETLVEQKYKPAESNFYLGEIWYYRKQYEKAIAYFKKSAVLYDKASWMPKLLLHSAISFEMTKDYTNAKTFYGTLIDVYPNSEEAKIATKNILKL, from the coding sequence ATGAATAAAATTTTAACTTTTTTTATTTTTACAACTTCATTAGCTTTTGCTAATGAAGTATCTGTATTTGGTGCAGGAAACTTAGACTCAACACAGCCTTATGGCTTGAATTCTACTGAAAAATATATACTAAAGAATAAACAAGAATTAGGAAAAATTGATACTAAATTTAAAGGTGTAAAAACTACACTTGAATCTTTAAGTGAAAGATTAGATGGATTTGAATCTATTTATGAAGGTGATTCTCAAAAATTAAATTCTACTGTTTTACAAGTTAATGAATTAGTTAAAAAATTTGAAGCAAGTGAAAATATTGATAAACAACACTCAACAGATATAGAAAATCTTAAAAATGTAACAAATCAATTATTAACTATGCAAGAGGAAATCTCTGCTGAAAATAGAAAAAATTTAGATGCTTTAAAAAAGGCTATTGATAAATTAGCAACACAATTAAATGATATTAGTAGTAATTATGTTTCTGTTAATGAAATGAAAAAAAACATGAAACAATTTGTTACTCTTGAAGAGTTTGAAGCTTTTAAAAAAAGTTTAGGACAAAAAACTAATACTAAAACAAAAAGTGAAGTTAAATCAAATAAGCTATCATCCGCAGACAAAAAAAATATGTTAGATGAAGCTAAGAGATTATTTAAAAAAGATTACTTTACAAAAGCTATTCCAATGTTTGAAACTTTAGTTGAACAGAAGTATAAACCTGCGGAAAGTAATTTTTATTTAGGTGAAATTTGGTATTATAGGAAGCAATATGAAAAAGCTATAGCATATTTTAAAAAATCAGCTGTTTTATATGATAAGGCTTCTTGGATGCCAAAATTATTATTACATAGTGCTATCTCATTTGAAATGACAAAAGATTATACAAATGCGAAGACTTTTTATGGTACTTTGATAGATGTTTATCCAAACTCTGAAGAAGCGAAGATAGCAACTAAAAATATTTTAAAATTATAA
- a CDS encoding 5'-methylthioadenosine/adenosylhomocysteine nucleosidase, whose translation MNKLAIMGAMQEEIEPLLENFENVKVTEYAKNKYYEVSLDGLDIVIAHSKIGKVFASLTATTMIEKFGCDTLLFSGVAGAVNSELKIGDLIIADKLCQHDLDITAFGHPHGYVPGGDVFVETSKELREVAKEVASENGLKVIEGTIATGDQFVHSTQRKDFILNTFKADALEMEGASVAVVCDSLNIPFFILRAISDSADMEANFDFDEFLKSSAKISADYLIQIVKKLNK comes from the coding sequence ATGAATAAATTAGCAATTATGGGAGCTATGCAAGAGGAAATTGAACCTCTATTAGAAAACTTTGAAAATGTTAAAGTTACTGAGTATGCAAAAAATAAATATTATGAAGTTTCATTAGATGGTTTAGATATTGTAATAGCCCATTCAAAAATTGGAAAAGTTTTTGCAAGTTTAACTGCAACAACAATGATTGAAAAATTTGGATGTGATACACTTCTTTTTTCTGGTGTTGCAGGTGCAGTTAATAGTGAATTAAAAATTGGTGATTTAATTATTGCTGATAAATTATGTCAGCATGATTTAGATATTACTGCTTTTGGACATCCTCATGGATATGTACCAGGTGGAGATGTATTTGTAGAAACTTCAAAAGAGTTAAGAGAAGTTGCAAAAGAAGTAGCTTCAGAAAATGGTTTAAAAGTAATTGAAGGTACAATTGCTACTGGAGATCAATTTGTTCACTCAACACAAAGAAAAGATTTTATTTTAAATACTTTTAAAGCTGATGCACTTGAAATGGAAGGTGCTAGTGTTGCAGTTGTATGTGATTCTTTAAATATTCCATTTTTTATCTTAAGAGCAATTTCTGATAGTGCTGATATGGAAGCAAATTTTGATTTTGATGAGTTTTTAAAATCAAGTGCGAAAATTTCAGCTGATTACTTAATCCAAATAGTAAAAAAATTAAATAAATAA
- a CDS encoding FKBP-type peptidyl-prolyl cis-trans isomerase — MSKVIGIEYSLKDANTGEHLDSNVGAAPLEFISGKGQIIPGLEDKLVNMALNEEADVLVEAKDAYGEYNEEAMQTLPKEQFAGIELQEGMTLYGTGEHGETVQVTVKSFDDNEVTIDYNHPMAGRTLMFSVAILSLRDATEEEIQTGVVGGMAAMGGGCCGGGGHGHSHGGGGCCSTESDEHSHGGHGHGGCGCSH, encoded by the coding sequence ATGTCAAAAGTAATAGGAATTGAATATTCATTAAAAGATGCTAACACAGGTGAGCATTTAGATAGTAATGTTGGAGCTGCTCCATTAGAGTTTATTTCAGGAAAAGGTCAAATCATTCCTGGATTAGAAGATAAATTAGTTAATATGGCTTTAAATGAAGAAGCAGATGTACTTGTAGAAGCAAAAGATGCTTATGGTGAGTATAATGAAGAAGCTATGCAAACTTTACCAAAAGAGCAATTTGCTGGTATTGAATTACAAGAAGGTATGACTTTATATGGTACAGGTGAGCATGGTGAAACTGTACAAGTTACTGTAAAATCTTTTGATGATAATGAAGTAACTATTGATTATAATCACCCAATGGCTGGAAGAACTTTAATGTTTTCAGTTGCAATTTTATCTTTAAGAGATGCTACTGAAGAAGAGATTCAAACTGGTGTTGTTGGTGGAATGGCTGCTATGGGTGGTGGTTGTTGCGGTGGAGGTGGTCATGGCCACTCTCATGGTGGAGGAGGTTGTTGTTCAACTGAATCTGACGAACATTCACATGGTGGACATGGTCACGGTGGTTGTGGTTGTAGCCACTAA